ACACCAAGGCGAGACATATCCACCTCCTGAGTGGAGAGTTGTTGCGCAGGCATGGGGGAGAGGTTCCGGACCGGCGTGAAGCCTTGGAGGCCTTGCCGGGGGTGGGACGCAAATCGGCCAATGTCGTGCTCAACGTCGTTTTTGGACAGCCGACCCTGGCGGTGGATACGCACGTTTTTCGGGTGGCCAACCGGACAGGTCTGGCGGCAGGCAAGACGCCGTTGCAGGTGGAAGAGTTGTTGCTCGCCAGGGTTCCGCCGCCATTTTTGTTGCATGCGCACCATTGGTTGATTTTGCATGGCCGGCATGTTTGTCAGGCGCGGCGGCCACGTTGTGAGGGGTGTCTGATTCGGCGTTGGTGCGCGCTGGGGAAGGAGTGATCATGGCGGAGCGGGTAGACGATCCATTTCAATAAAAACATCCTTGGATATTTTTTGAAGGGGTGATCGTTGCGGAGCAGGTAGGAGATCTATTTTTATAAAAACATCCTTAGACATTTTTTTGGTTGTTGAAAGCAGCAACCGGAACGGGATCACTCCGTTCCTCATCTGGTACCGGGTCATGTCGACCCGGTCCGAACCATTCAAATGGGAGAAAAAAACATGAAAAGTCGTTATCCTGGTTATGGCGCATCCGGTATGGAGCCGGAACAAACTGTGGACGATCAGACCAAAACCATGGTAGAAGGTGCGTTGGGAAGGATTGCCAATGAGACAACGGATTATCATCGCTACCTCGCGGCGGAGGTGGCGTCCAGGAGATTGCGCCAACAGACCGGGTGGAGGGTCAGCCCGGAATTGCTGGTGGCCCACGCTTTTGGTGAACAACAGCATATTGACCAGCTCCAGGAAGATTTGTACGCTGCCGAACAAAATGGGGAGTGGCGAAGATATGACCGGTTGCAGGACAGAAGGCGGGATGATTCTGTCATCAATCAGAATCTTGGGGGAACCACCCGCGAGGTGTTCGGGGCAGATCCGGATTTTGTTCGGTCTGACCAGCAGTCAGGTGGGGATGCAGCCGAGGGCAACGGTGAGAAGCCCATGGTTATGGCATGGGGTTGGTTGCCAAGAGTTATCGGTGCCGCTGCTGCCGGGGCGGCCTGGTACCTGAGAAAGACCCCGAATCATGCCATTGAAGGGGAAGCGTTGAAAGCCGGGAAAGGTCTTTACGAGGAACTGGAAGATGTCAAGAAAAATCAAGATGATGACGATAGTCTTTTTCTTGGCATGCTGAAAGGACGCCATCCTGGGGATAAGGATGTTCAGAAGGGGGCTGCCGCCCAACAGGAGCTCGTCGACTGTCATAAAAAAAATCATGGTTCTGATGTCGAGGAATGTCTGAGAACAAGTAAGATATGGAACGGAAATTGAGTGTGTGTTTCAGGTTAACAGAGATGTTTCCTGGATACTTGTGATAATCAGAGGTTTATCCTAAAATTACCCAGGAAGGGCGCAACCCTTCCTGGGCATTCCATCCTTGACTTGCGCTTCTTTTGTCCGAGAGGTGGCTGTTGTTCATGTGTCGAACATTGATGAAAATAATCACAGGATTCATGGTTTTATTCATGATGGTGGCGCCTGCCCTGGTTCAGGGACAAGAGCCTGATTCGGTTTATCTGAGAGGAAAGCATGTTCCTTTTGATCAGGCTTTGTTACAGGCGCATAGAGGAGATGCGGAAGCAAAATACAGTGTAGGTTGGTTTTATATAGATAAAAACGATAAAAAAAATGGTATATATTGGATCAGAAGTGCCGCCATGGCTGGTTATGTACCTGCCATGGAGGATCTGCCATTTCAGTTGTTGCATTCGATTTATCCCCGCCACGATACTCTTGTGGAGGTTGAATCTGTTGGATGGGCTCTGAAATCACTTAAGATTAACCCGGATTGCTGGGGTGCCATGGTGGTTATGGCTGGCTATTACCGTTTGGGGTGGGGATTTTCCAGCAACATCAAATTGGCGAAAGAGTGGGAAGATAAAGCGATACGACTGGGGGGTGCGAAAGCTGCCATTCATTTGG
This portion of the Magnetococcales bacterium genome encodes:
- the nth gene encoding endonuclease III; amino-acid sequence: MKKSDVMAVFSAFRDANPEPRGDLLFRNPFELLVAVVLSAQATDRVVNQVTPALFAAAPDPHAMVVLGEEGIRSYIHTVGLYNTKARHIHLLSGELLRRHGGEVPDRREALEALPGVGRKSANVVLNVVFGQPTLAVDTHVFRVANRTGLAAGKTPLQVEELLLARVPPPFLLHAHHWLILHGRHVCQARRPRCEGCLIRRWCALGKE